The following coding sequences are from one Actinopolymorpha sp. NPDC004070 window:
- a CDS encoding bifunctional DedA family/phosphatase PAP2 family protein yields the protein MISTVASYILTLPGWVALVVVFALPALESSAFVGFVFPGEIALILGGVLAFENRVSLAAVLLAGIGGAVVGDSVGYLIGRRYGRSLLEGTLGRLVNHKHFDRAERYLAARGGKAVFLGRFTAALRVMIPGLSGMARMHYPKFAAFNIAGGVAWGGMCVLLGYVGGSSWRHVEHLASRIGLGVLVVVVLLAAAGYLVRRTRGDWWRRQGQRIRESRAATWAGERFPGPVAWVGARLDHAVPTGLSMTVATVVAVGSTWVFLGVTQDVLAHEELATVDPTIHAWVLHHREAWLNDVLRIATWLGSNTFLLPGLTIAAVVLVRRHRSWSPAVTIVVTYGAALLVHAVVREWVHRARPPATDWLAGAGGLSYPSGHTIQATVGWGIVAILAMSGVTVRTRVLLASVAASVMLLVSVSRVYLGVHWPTDVLASVALGVGLLSLYGIVRLSMLARREVERNDAQLQPA from the coding sequence CCTGACGCTGCCCGGGTGGGTGGCGCTGGTGGTCGTTTTCGCGCTTCCCGCGCTGGAGTCGTCGGCGTTCGTGGGCTTCGTCTTCCCCGGTGAGATCGCGCTGATCCTCGGCGGTGTGCTGGCGTTCGAGAACCGGGTGAGCCTGGCCGCGGTCCTGCTCGCCGGGATCGGTGGTGCGGTGGTCGGCGATTCCGTCGGTTACCTGATCGGGCGCAGGTACGGCCGGAGCCTGCTCGAAGGCACGTTGGGCCGGCTGGTCAACCACAAACACTTCGATCGGGCGGAGCGCTACCTGGCCGCGCGCGGCGGGAAGGCGGTGTTCCTCGGGCGCTTCACCGCCGCGTTGCGGGTGATGATCCCCGGCCTGTCGGGCATGGCGCGCATGCACTATCCGAAGTTCGCCGCCTTCAACATCGCCGGTGGCGTCGCCTGGGGCGGCATGTGTGTGCTGCTGGGTTATGTCGGCGGCAGCAGTTGGCGTCACGTCGAACACCTCGCCTCGCGCATCGGGCTGGGCGTCCTGGTCGTGGTCGTCCTGCTGGCGGCGGCCGGGTATCTGGTCCGCCGGACGCGCGGCGACTGGTGGCGGCGACAGGGGCAGCGGATCCGTGAGAGCCGGGCTGCCACATGGGCGGGCGAGCGGTTCCCGGGTCCGGTCGCCTGGGTCGGTGCCCGGCTCGACCACGCGGTGCCGACGGGCTTGTCGATGACCGTCGCGACGGTAGTGGCGGTGGGATCGACGTGGGTGTTCCTCGGTGTGACCCAGGACGTGCTCGCCCACGAGGAACTCGCGACCGTCGACCCCACCATCCACGCCTGGGTTCTGCATCACCGCGAGGCCTGGCTGAACGACGTGCTGCGGATCGCGACCTGGCTGGGCTCGAACACGTTTCTGCTGCCTGGCTTGACGATCGCGGCCGTCGTGTTGGTCCGTCGGCACCGATCGTGGAGTCCGGCCGTCACGATCGTGGTGACGTACGGGGCCGCGCTGCTGGTCCATGCCGTCGTACGGGAGTGGGTGCACCGAGCCCGGCCGCCGGCCACCGACTGGCTGGCCGGCGCGGGCGGCTTGTCCTATCCGTCCGGCCACACGATTCAGGCGACCGTGGGGTGGGGCATCGTCGCCATCCTGGCCATGAGCGGGGTCACCGTCCGGACCCGCGTACTGCTGGCTTCGGTCGCCGCATCGGTGATGTTGCTGGTGTCCGTGAGCAGGGTCTACCTCGGCGTGCACTGGCCCACCGACGTACTTGCCTCGGTCGCGCTCGGGGTCGGACTGCTGAGCCTGTACGGCATCGTGCGCCTGTCCATGCTCGCCCGGCGCGAAGTGGAGCGGAACGACGCGCAACTCCAACCCGCCTGA